The Triticum aestivum cultivar Chinese Spring chromosome 3A, IWGSC CS RefSeq v2.1, whole genome shotgun sequence genome includes a region encoding these proteins:
- the LOC123058925 gene encoding uncharacterized protein, which yields MEGLIPFVYKAIKERRTRSYSRCGAAVADEDDDWEQQKQQRAAAADGAGREAGHRRHRSLEELAGEVGSAAPEWPASGAMRRGRSARIFSCIGGM from the coding sequence ATGGAGGGGCTCATCCCGTTCGTCTACAAGGCCATCAAGGAGCGGCGCACCCGGAGCTACTCCAGGTGCGGCGCCGCCGTGGCGGACGAGGACGACGACTGGGAGCAGCAGAAGCAgcagcgggccgcggcggcggacggcgcgggGAGGGAGGCGGGGCACCGGCGGCaccggtcgctggaggagctggCCGGCGAGGTGGGCTCCGCGGCGCCGGAGTGGCCGGCCAGCGGGGCCATGCGCAGGGGCAGGAGCGCCAGGATCTTCTCCTGCATCGGCGGCATGTAA